The genomic DNA GCAGATGAACTTTATTAATGAAATACAAACAGAAGCATCTTTCCAATATGCACAATTAAGCTATGAGTTAGGAAAACTTACCATATCCATTGACGCATTACAAAAATTTAAAAGATCTTACCCTAACAGCCCGCATATAACTACAGTTGATCAGTTACTAAGTCAAGTGTACTTTCATACCAACCACTATGATTTAGCAATTGCTCATATTGAGAGCTTACAAGAAAAGCCAGAAACTGTTTTACAAGTGTATCAAAAAGCAACTTTTTATAAGGGCAATGCTTACTTCAACCAGGAAGCTTATGATAAAGCCATTACTTGGCTACAAAAATCTTTATATTATCCTTTAGATACAGATATAACACTACAAACACATTTATGGCTTGCAGAAAGTTATGTAGCACAGCAAGCTTACGAGCAAGCGACTACGCATTACCAAACAGTACTTGCAGCAACCGACAAAAAGAATACAAATTATTACCAAGATGCACTTTACGGGCTTGGCTACGTTTTATTTAATACAGAAAAATACAAGGCAGCATTACCATTATTTTTACAATATATCAATATACCTAATATAACTAACGATAATAATTGGCGTTTAGATGTATTAGTTAGAACAGCAGATTGCTATTATGCTATTAAAGATTACCATAAGGCGCTAGATTTATATACTAAAACTGAAGATAATTATCCTGCACATAACCGTTATCAGAAAGCTCTTATTTATGGGTTGCTTGGCAAGTTCGTAGAAGCCAAACAAAACTTAGAAAGTATTATTAATACCTGTCCACATACTGCCTATTATGAAAAAGCATTATTTGAATATGCATACCTAGCGTTGCAACATCAGGAGTATGATCTAGCAATCAAAAGTTTTACCAACTTTATTCAAAAGAAACCTTATAGTACTCTTGTGCCAGATGCTTTGCTTCATAGAGCAGTTGCTAAGGTAAACTTAAAACAATATGCAGAAGCCGGAAAAGATTATGAAACATTACTTAAAGACTATCCAACTCATCCAAATGCACAGAGTGCATTATTAGAGCTTCCCAATTTAGTTGTACAAGAAGGAAAACCAGAGAAGCTACAACAATATTTAGCTAGCTACAAGGCTGCTAATCCAAGCAGTGAGACACTAGCAGCCATAAGCTTTGAAGCTGCTAAAAATTTATTTTATAGTCAGAACTACACACCAGCAGTTCAACAACTTAAAGAGTTTATAACCAGTTATCCTAATAGTACATTGATAGATGAAGCTAACTTTTTAATAGCGGAAGCTTATTATAGATTAGCAGAAGATGAGCAAGCGCTTATACAATATCATATTACTAGTAAAAATAAACAGACACCCTTTTATAATAGAATCTTATTACGTATTGCATCGCTTGCTTATAAGCACAAGGATTTTAATACAGCACTTACACATTACAAGCAGCTTAAAGAAAGTGCTAGCAATAAAAAAGAAACTTATTATGCCTTAGAGGGAATCATGAAGACTAGTGATGCGCTACAACAATATGAAGAAGTCAACAAAGCAGCTTCACAAATTATTAATCAAGGTAACATAACAATTAATGCTGTAAGCCAAGCAGCTTTATATCTAGGAAAAACTGCCCTAAAGCAAGCTAAGTACCAAGAAGCTCATGAACATTTTAAACAAATTGTAAAAAATGGACAAGATATGTATGCAGCAGAAGCTCAATATCTAATAGCATACACTTATTACCAACTAAGAGAATTTAAACAATCATTAGAAGCATTGTTTATCCTTAACAAACAGTTTGCTGAATATACTGAATGGACTAACCAAGGGTTCTTGTTGATGGCAGATAATTATATAGCCTTACAAGAATTTTTCCAAGCAAGAGCTACACTTCAGTCTATTATAGAAAATGCTACTGATTCAAGCTTTGTTAACACAGCACAACAAAAACTACAGCAACTTATACAGCAAATAGAAGCAGATAGCCTTGAACAAGCACAGGCAAAAACTACAACCACGCAACCATTGCAGGATGAGGATAATGAATTTAAAACATTAGAATAAGAGTAAAAGATTGATACTATGAAAGTAAATGTACTAGTTTATATAACGTTAATGCTACTCGGTTGGGGTACTTACACCATGGAGAGCTATGGATACGCCAAGCGTCCACAAGGAACCATTCAAGAAGCTGAATTCATTATTAAAAAAGAAAAGAAGAATCAACTTCCAGAGGCTGATCGGTTAATTAAAAAAGCTCCATTACCGCTACCTACGGAGCAACCAAGTGCCGAATTACAATATGCACTTTATGATATACCGCTCGATTTCCAATCTCTAGAACATAAAATAAAAATACTCAGGTCCAAGCAAGAGAGACTCATTAATTTATATGGTAAGTATTTAAAGCTAGGATATGGAAACTATCACATGCCTTATATAGCAGCTTTCTTTAATAATACCAGAAATAAAAGACATGGTTATGGGCTACATATAAGTCATTTGTCAGAAGGCAAAAAAAAGTACGCTGAAG from Candidatus Amoebophilus asiaticus 5a2 includes the following:
- a CDS encoding tetratricopeptide repeat protein, which translates into the protein MTNLLRYTAILMIWSISNLAIYGQELLEKPISISDFYKGLELYEKQQYEAAQHYMDRYITEHTAYIGNEYVIEATYYAAFCAIKLDRIDGEVRLQQFVEKYPYHPKAALAYYELGNLRCYQQDYAKGITYYLSVNKEQLANTLHTELQYRLAYAYLNERDFGQALSYFNAIKNHDTPYTPASNYYAGYLALKKGDYESALIDLRKAGNHEAYEAVVPYMIMEVLYQAKRFQAAINYIKDVQTKQPTLKNYEDIELLTAESYFFLKDYASATRHYENYIHLQPSEVTHEVFYRLAYSLYKSGENYKALKYLKELALQDDYLAQLASYYMGLIYIKTSQKNLALAAFDQARQMNFINEIQTEASFQYAQLSYELGKLTISIDALQKFKRSYPNSPHITTVDQLLSQVYFHTNHYDLAIAHIESLQEKPETVLQVYQKATFYKGNAYFNQEAYDKAITWLQKSLYYPLDTDITLQTHLWLAESYVAQQAYEQATTHYQTVLAATDKKNTNYYQDALYGLGYVLFNTEKYKAALPLFLQYINIPNITNDNNWRLDVLVRTADCYYAIKDYHKALDLYTKTEDNYPAHNRYQKALIYGLLGKFVEAKQNLESIINTCPHTAYYEKALFEYAYLALQHQEYDLAIKSFTNFIQKKPYSTLVPDALLHRAVAKVNLKQYAEAGKDYETLLKDYPTHPNAQSALLELPNLVVQEGKPEKLQQYLASYKAANPSSETLAAISFEAAKNLFYSQNYTPAVQQLKEFITSYPNSTLIDEANFLIAEAYYRLAEDEQALIQYHITSKNKQTPFYNRILLRIASLAYKHKDFNTALTHYKQLKESASNKKETYYALEGIMKTSDALQQYEEVNKAASQIINQGNITINAVSQAALYLGKTALKQAKYQEAHEHFKQIVKNGQDMYAAEAQYLIAYTYYQLREFKQSLEALFILNKQFAEYTEWTNQGFLLMADNYIALQEFFQARATLQSIIENATDSSFVNTAQQKLQQLIQQIEADSLEQAQAKTTTTQPLQDEDNEFKTLE